Proteins encoded in a region of the Leifsonia sp. PS1209 genome:
- a CDS encoding nucleotide exchange factor GrpE: protein MSDQNPNGQGEDPEREEPVVRDKRRIDPETGKVRQPAGQDGQDGQEGGDAGNDAPDLAHEELVDVGPADGEGLGSFLSDEDLDVLSGQSTADQLAAERLADLQRVTAEYANYRKRTESNREIERERAVGDTVKSLLPVLDDLDRAEKHGDLEEGSAFSTIAAKLRTTAERLGLTPYGEKGDPFDPQIHEAIFQQPTPGVTVDTVADVVETGYKLGSTTVRVAKVVVAVPA from the coding sequence ATGTCGGACCAGAACCCCAACGGGCAGGGCGAAGACCCTGAGCGCGAGGAGCCGGTAGTCCGCGACAAGCGGAGGATCGACCCCGAGACCGGCAAGGTTCGGCAGCCGGCGGGCCAGGACGGCCAGGACGGCCAGGAGGGCGGGGACGCCGGAAACGACGCCCCCGACCTCGCCCACGAGGAACTCGTCGATGTCGGCCCGGCCGACGGCGAGGGCCTCGGGTCCTTCCTCTCCGACGAAGACCTGGACGTGCTGAGCGGCCAGTCGACGGCGGACCAGCTCGCGGCCGAACGGCTCGCCGACCTCCAGCGGGTCACCGCGGAGTACGCGAACTACCGCAAGCGGACAGAGTCCAACCGCGAGATCGAGCGCGAGCGCGCGGTCGGCGACACGGTGAAGAGCCTTCTTCCCGTGCTCGACGACCTCGACCGTGCCGAGAAGCACGGCGACCTCGAAGAGGGCAGCGCGTTCTCGACCATCGCGGCCAAGCTCCGGACCACCGCTGAGCGACTCGGCCTCACGCCGTACGGCGAGAAGGGCGACCCGTTCGACCCGCAGATCCACGAGGCGATCTTCCAGCAGCCGACCCCCGGCGTGACGGTCGACACCGTCGCGGACGTGGTCGAGACGGGCTACAAGCTCGGCTCCACCACGGTGCGGGTGGCCAAGGTCGTCGTCGCGGTTCCGGCCTAG